Sequence from the Pirellulales bacterium genome:
GCGCGCGCATGCTGGCATGACGGGTCGTCCAACCAGGCAATCCTAATACGGGCAGAACTGTCCTTGCGGCGCGAACGATTTCGGTTTGAAATGCGTCCAGCTACCATCCTGCCCGAAGCCTGCTCCCGCGGCCCTGCACCTGGCAGGGTGTCGCTCCCCTTAATCCGGAGACGCCGTGCTCCCCTATATCTGGATGTTGTGCGGCGCGTTCTCGTTTGCTTGCATGGTGGCATTCGCTCGCGGGTTGCAAGGGATCTGCGATTGGCAGATCGTGGCACTGGCCCGGGCGCTGCTCGCCACGATTTTTGCGGCCGCGATGGTATTCGCCGCCGGCGGACGATTTGTCGTCTGGCGACCTGGCACCTTGTGGGTTCGATCGATCGCCGGCAGTATGAGCATGCTGTGTACGTTCTACGCGGTGCCGCGCTTGCCCATTGCCGACGTATTGACGCTGGCCAACATTTTTCCCGTGTGGGTGGCGCTGTTGTCCTGGCCCGTGCTTAAGGAAAAACCGTCGGCCGGCGTGTGGCTGGCCATCGCGTGCGCACTGGGGGGCGTGGCCCTGGTACAACACCAGCCTTTTGCCCCCTCAGATGCCGAGACGACAATTCAACAACCGTACGAGAACGAAGCTCGCTCTGCCACGGTGGTCTTGCTGGGAGGGAGCTTTGCCACCGCTGTGGCGATGATCGGACTGCACCGGTTGAACCAATTCGACGCGCGGGCCATTGTGGCGCATTTCTCGGCCGTGGCTACCCTGTTTTGCGGCGCAGCGTTGTTTCTGTTTCCGACCACGCATACTGCGGCGCGGCCTTTCGATTCCTACGTCTGGCTGATGCTCATGGGTGTGGGGTTGGCCGCCACGATTGGCCAGATACTTTTGACGAAAGCGTTCACGACCGGCAATGCGGCCAAAGTCTCTGTCGTCGCACTCAGCCAGATCGGCTTTGCGATGCTATTCGACGTCGTGTTCTGGGACCGCCGCTTCACACCCCTGGGTCTGCTGGGTATGGCCCTGGTGATCGTTCCCACGGCGTGGTTGCTGTGGGGCGAGACGCGTAACGGGACGATCGACACTGAAATCGAAGTGGTGTGACGGCACGCGTACGACTCGTCGCCGGCCAATCTGGGCAAGGGAGGCGGCATCGGCACGCCCGCTGAGCATTTCAGGTGGTGAATCTTGGGAATTGCTGAGTTCGTAAATCCTGCCCACGACCGGCGGGAGATACAACCCGCAACGAACGAGCTTCCGGCGCCTATTCCCGTGGGCAAAGTGGGCCAGTTTTTTGTTGACACGCGCAGCCGGTCTGCGACATTGGAAACCGTTAGGGAATCGATCAATCAAGTCTGCAGCGCCGCTCGGCAAGTGCTGCGGGCGGTCGCGTAGAGGGGGCCATGGATTCCGCGGTGCTCCCCAGTCTGCTCAGCATCTCATTAACCGTCGTCGTGGGTTGCGCCGTGTTTGGATTCGGCAAGCGGCGTCCCTCGAAGCCCAACGGCGGACCCGACGCTCGTGTCGCCGCAACGCCTGCTTCCCCTGCAACGCCCAGCCGCAGTTACGACTCTGGCGAATGGAAACGGGTCAAGGATGCCCTGCGCGACACCGAAGAGAAGTATCGGCTGCTGATCGAGAATGCCAACGATGGGATTTGCGTGGCTCAGGACGGGCGGATCCAGTTCTTCAATCCGAAATTGCAACAGATGCTCGGGTACGATGCCGAGCGGTTGACGACGATGCCATTTACCGACCTCATCGCTGTCGAGGATCGGCCGCTAGTGGTCGATCGCTATCAGCGTCGGTTGCGCGGAGAGGACCTGCCGCACGTCTACGAATTC
This genomic interval carries:
- a CDS encoding DMT family transporter; amino-acid sequence: MLPYIWMLCGAFSFACMVAFARGLQGICDWQIVALARALLATIFAAAMVFAAGGRFVVWRPGTLWVRSIAGSMSMLCTFYAVPRLPIADVLTLANIFPVWVALLSWPVLKEKPSAGVWLAIACALGGVALVQHQPFAPSDAETTIQQPYENEARSATVVLLGGSFATAVAMIGLHRLNQFDARAIVAHFSAVATLFCGAALFLFPTTHTAARPFDSYVWLMLMGVGLAATIGQILLTKAFTTGNAAKVSVVALSQIGFAMLFDVVFWDRRFTPLGLLGMALVIVPTAWLLWGETRNGTIDTEIEVV